aaccaGAAATACAAGTAGAAACCAGCTGGACACACTGCTGCTGTTAACATGTCAAGCATCTATGAGCACTTATTGATCGCTtctgactgggggggggggggggcatatttTATTGCCATCGAGAATAACAGCAGAGGAAAGGTCAGGTCTCTCTTACAGTTACTCACATACCGCACGTTTTCACACATTCCCCTCAGTCTCTCTTGGAAGTATACCACCCGGATCAGCGGTAATCCCTCCCCTCGTCTACAGGTTTACTGTGTTTTGCGCTGCCTCCCGTGGGGTTAACATCACTTCATTACACAGAGATTAATGTACAGGGCGCTCACCTAGCAGCCCTGACTCTCAACAACATGCAAACCTGCCAATTAATATCGCAGCCTTGGAAGATCTGGGCGGCCTGTGGGTGGATTAGGAGGAAGTGAAAGCAGGAACGCTGCGTCCGGGCTGAAAGTGAGAAAACTTCAAAAGGCTCACTGTCAACACTGTTGAGGGTTAGAAGTTATACAGCATGGGGCAGCATGTGAGGAGGACACGTGTATGTGGGTCTACATGTGCTAGCTTGTGACATGCAGTCTGATTTCCAGCTTGGGTGCAGCTTTTGGTTGACACTTGACTGTGTCGAACCACCACATTTTGAACAAAGGGAGCCCGACGAGGCAGAATGAACGGCCGTAGGTTTATAGAGGGTCTCCTTAACTTGATCAATTTGCTTGGGGCCTATTTTTAGCTGTCAGAAAACAACCATGGTAGTATCATAAGAACTGGATGTTACGTTTGAGTCTGAGCCCCATTCATTCCTATTAAAGTTGATTAGTGGTGCATGAAGCCATCATGGAGCCAAAACCATGTACACAGTTGCCTGGATGATCGGCACTGCTTCAGCACTCTGCGGCTTGACAGCTGCCCCCCCCCAATCAGAAATTTAAAGTTAAGTGTGTTGGTTTGCAAAGCGCTGCAACAATACCAACAACCATGGATTGCTGTAACAACTGGAAACTTTATACATTGTTTGTCTGCTATTTCATTACTAAATTTCACTCCTGAGacttttttaaagctaaaatatGGGCCGTTTTACAAAAATTGACAGCTAATGGTAAATTTCGTCAGTCTGTGTCAGAGTTCAGAAGCTCCACAGTCTGACGTGACAGCGGGCCGGTGCCTGCCGGGGTTGCTGGCTTGCCGCCCAGCCTGTCCCCCTTCACAGACCACACTGTGAGCTGGCTGGAGCTCTAACAGGAGACTTGCGGACAAGAGGcgtttattattattcttttgaTTTCCTGGATATAGGACAACTGCTTTGATTTCGGAACACCCTAGAGGGTTAGGGTTCAGGCCCACCTCGACTTAATCCGGGCCCAACCATCTGTCCCGTTCTGCATCCACCACTGCTGCGGCCCATAGAGCAGGTGTACTAGAGACTTCAGCTGGCAGACTACTTTGTGTGCAAGATCTCGCAGAGATTGTGAAGCTCAATAAACTGACTTGCAGACTTGTCTTTTGCCATGGGTAAATGTCAGTTGGCATCAAGTGACGGGCTGGGAGTTATAGTAGTAAGAGTAAGGCATTAAGTAGTTCCACTTCCTGATTTGCATAGTTGCTACAGCTCTCTGGACTTGGTGGGTTTCTTCAATACAGATTAGCTTATTAGTAGTACCAATCTGTCTCCACGTGCCCCAGAAGTCATGAAGTAAACCTTGCTcccactgatttaaaaaaagtttcttctACAGTGTTTGAGGCCTTACATTGGTTGTGTGTTGAGCTGAATGCTAAGAACAGTATGCTAACATAGACCTAATATTAATGCTAACATGTGGGTGTATCATGTTTACTTTGGTAAAACCACATTTAGGGTTTCCATTCCAACCTGAAGCCCTTAGCTGCATGTCGTCCACCCTCCCTTTTCCCCACTGGAGAACTGCAAAAAAGaccaaatttgtttttcaaaaaacaaaaaaagttatagtggCGCAACATTTCCCCTAATCAACTAGGATGCGGCTGCTCAGACCTCACTGTGGACAGGTTTCATTTGGAAAtctgtatttggtcaaaaactggaaaagttcaagttcaaacactttattttcattgtgtaGCACAATGAGATTATTTTGTGACAGCCCAAGGGTACGCTAAACGggataaaatacatatttgataGTACTggaacaattaaataaatataaatcagtgtaataatagtaataataataaaaaaataaatgtaagtttATCTAGAATTCCATTGACTATAAAATACCATGAgataattatataaaatgagatgaaaatATTGGATACAAGtacttttaaatgtatatatttatatatgaatataaGTTAACATTATATAATTAGGAGCTTACTATAAGTACCCAAGTTGCGCTATAGCCTCAGGATTTCTTATGTCACATGGTTATAATGCACAgtagaaataaataaactgtgtgGGAGAATAAGTCCTCTTATGACTTGGTGGACTAGCTTTGTAATGAACCAGCCACAGGTTAAATCCTGGTCCTATCTGAAATGTGCTCCCGTGAACACTTTCCCACGCTGCTCTTACTTCacgtttttcaaaaaatacagCTGCTGATCAACCTTGactagtgtttgtgtgtgtgtgtgtgtgtgtgtgtgtgtgtgtgtgtgtgtgtgtgtgtgcacacacttgATGGGTTTCTGGCCGTTAGTTTGAGGAAGCTGTGCTCAGACCTGAGAGGGTGTGGAAATACAGAGAGGGTGCGTGATATTAAGAAAGAGATGATAAAGAGATTAGTCCAGATTTGGGAACTGGGATCACCACAGCTCTGCAGGTAAACAAGATTTTATATTACAAACTCACATCGTGGACAGAAGGGTACTCACATGGTAAACATGTCAGCGTTCATTGTTAAGTCTGtggtttttaagtttttaagtaTGTTCAAAGCAactgatgattttcttttttttaacttaagtcAAGACTTTGAAACTTTTGAGAGAAGAAATAACACACACGTCCTCTTCATGAATTCATATGTGACACAACTCAATGCGGCTAAAGCCTCACCTGGTCTGGTATGGTTAGCTTATGTTGCTTTGTTGTTAATGATAGccaactttattattattatatatagcTGTTTAAAAGTACATAAGTGAGCCAGTTTGCTGACCATATGACTAATGTCCCTTTGCACCACAATTATAATAGCTTTGCATTTTAGCTAAAAGCTCGACAGTATAACAACATAAATgccatgcatttttatttaaaaccgGGGATTTTCCATTTAACCATGTCCTTTCAAAAAAGGATGTTGGTTCTGAAACATGAAACTTTAGTTAAGAAGTCGAGATGGGCGTctcctgttcctctttttaaagtgaaaacatCCTGACCCACCCTCCGTCCTCTCACTCACACGTTTCTCTTCACAGTGTTATCAGCGCTCACCAGCCCTGACACACTCCACGCAAGATGAACAAAGGTCCCGCTGCTATTAATAGCACCGCCAGCCCAGCCCGTGCTAACGGTAGCTATGCTAAGTGTGGCAAGAGGAGTGAGAAAGTGTCTGAATCTAACCCTGGGAGTGGCAGACCACAGGACAGAGACCGCAAGAGCAGACACAGACCGGAACACgtcaacacacacagccaggacCCCAGAGAGAAACCTGTCCCCGTCTCCACCTCCAACGGGGCCGCACGTACCCATCAGCGGCGATGGTCAGCTGACTTCTGCAAGTGTGGGACGTCCCCCGTCATCATTGTGACCAAGAACAAGAAGGAACCGCAGCCTCCTCAGCGTGGAGTCTCCCTCCTCCGACCCCACACAGCCTCCTCCCGTTATTCAGACAAACGCAACTCCTGCCCCCCCATTGGGGTCTGTAGCTCACCAAGTCACTCATCTTCCTctacctcctcctcatcttcttcctgctcctctcctccccctgtCCAGACATCTGTCATCACCGGCCACGACCCCCGAGGGTGGAAGTTGCGCCCCAAGTCCAGTGCTGCCTCCCCGCGGGCCCGTGCTAACAGGCTGTCTCTGCAGATCCCCCTCCCAGACATCTATCATGAACCTGAGTCCAGTGCTGCTGCTAACGCTCAGTCAGTCAACACAGCTCTTCCAGATCGCTCTCCTACAACCAAACCCCCCATCTGGCCCAAGCCGTCCCGTCGCCGCCACTCCGACTCCTCCGCCTTCCTCAGGTCTCTGGCGAGCCCTCTGCCCGTGGTGACGCTCGAGGAGCTCTCCGCCGTGAATCTCCGCGCCGTTGGCCTTTTGGATGAGTGTGACGATGTCTTCGGcgggggggaggaagaggaggtgaagaTGAACACTCGGCCGCGCAAAATAGCGCCCGCGGTTCCAGAGAAAACCGCCATGGCAAGACAAATAGCACAACTAATGGCACAGTCACGCCAACGCCGCAGGCCTGTTACAGCCAACGGGGAAATCCCTTACACCAGAGTTATAAAGCCAAAACCTGCTCACCGGGCGAAGGAGCGCAGCGGCCTGAATGCAACAATAACTGGTAAACACTCACATGTGGTCCTCTGGTCAAACTGACCCCTTTTCCTAttccaatgttctttttaactccccaaaataacatgattgattacactcaacgctctttggcaagcacaaatctctactttcattcattttcatcattgtcttattcaattttacagcatttgaaaatgagtggttttgaaatagtattgattaaaagttgacatattccagtccgtgattatccattaacatccattccttGCATGTAGAGAGGTGagctctggaattaaaatggctAGAAGTGTGCAATGAgaaatttccaaaaaaaaatttaaaaaaattatcaagAACTTGCTTGTCAGTTGCAGCTCGAAGATGTTTCTGAATCATCTCGGGTTCAGagtgccaacacaaagaaagcagaaggggggggggggNNNNNNNNNNTCCTCAGTTGGCACCGGACCAAACCCGTAAATGAAACGTTGATATAGACTAACATATAGAGTAACACCTAAACAAACCTACAAAACACAATGTAGTTCTACTGTGGGTTCATTTTAAAGGGCTAATCCAGCCAATTAGCACTGCACTTAGAATGAGAAGTAGGTAAACGTGTGGGAGGGTCTTGGGCATTCTGTGTGCAGACTATGATATAGGATCATTAACTCACATATTTTGGTGCTCTGAAGCAAAATACAACTACAGCTAAGGGAATGTAGTTTAAAGGTACAGATGGACATAATGACTGTGCTTGTAGGTGATTCAAATGTGTAGGCCCTATTTGTGTGCATGACCGTAGTTCATTTCAACACAAACATGAAGAATAACTTGTCATAGAACATCACTGTAGAGTAGAAATATTATATGCACAAGAAAACCTTGTGTCtctatattttgtcatttatataTGTGATTCATAAATCATTGCTATTGGTCAACcattatgtctgtctgtgggttttGTAAACGTTCAACCAGTGAAAAGAAGTAAAGCATAGTGACTATAACTTGTAACTCCACTGGATCCTCAAACTGACAGCAAAACCTCATAACTCCATCTTGAATGTCGTGCCGCACACAGCGCAGCTGTGAGAAGGTGATTTTGTCCCCGGTGAGTAAATAGCTCAATAAAACGTTTACAGTCTCGCCTTTTGTTAATTCCCTGAAAAGTAACAGGGTTGGACATACAAGTTTTCCACATGGCAGTCAACAGAGGATATTCTGTAACTCGGGGTGATAAAGTGATGCAATCAACTGAAATAATTGTTGGTGTCCCTCGCTACAAAAACAGTGTTAACATGTCCATAGGACACTAGAAGATCTAATTGTAGATGCTTGAGTACCTTTCACCCTGATTAGCTTTTGATTGATTTCCTTTACCGCGTGCTGAGAGAAGACGAGAGGCGTTCCAGGGTCAGTCAAGACTAACAGCATTTCCTCTGTCTCAGCAGGGCGGCGTGGGGACGCCAGCCGGGACAGGGAGAGGACCAACCCCCGCTTCCCTGGCTGAGGACACTCCGTTAACCTGCAACAACTACCAGCGGCTATTGTACAGATcacagcacatacagtatgggCTGGGGATGGGACATGGGGCAATATATCGATCAATTGATCGATATATGAGGCTACATATTGTCTTATTTTGGATATcttaatatcgtaatatgacaaCTGTTGTCATTTCCTAGTTAGGCTTATCCAACTgcagctgttctattatttgacTTTACTTATTTACATCCAAGTTATTGATGATTACTTATCAAAACtcttaatgtgtaaatattttggaaaGCCCCAATGCTTAACCCTATAATATCAccgcaatatcaatattgatgtatatttggtcaaaaatattgtgatatttaggataacatggtgtacatttttaatgtacttatatatttttaatatgctGGCTAACTTCTCTCTGTTATATGTTGCAATTCCAACTAATAGGTTATAGGTTATAAATCACATGTCCCTTTTAGTAACTACTGAATATTTgcctgtacagtgtgtgtgattcgcctgatgtgttttattgacTGTAGGTTAGTTATAATAAGAGATATgagattattaaaataaatcctctttccttctgtcaaataaaagtaaaaccacTGGTTAAAGCTTCCTGAGGTGGGATGAGTTGGATGCTTTCTACTGTTTTTCCATCATTGTTAGTCTAATACAtcattaaaggtgcagtaggtaagacttataaaactaactttccgtcatatttgctgaaactgacccgaTGTTCGAGTAGAACGACATGAAGCAggtaattaaaacaaattaaaataaaatcaggctcctctggcaccacctacatCCTCTAGTGTGATTTGTAAAAATCCACCGCTCCCGGTTCAGATGCACACGCATTCCTTCTCCCTTGTGGGGTGAGGGCTTAGGAGACCATTTTGGACTTTAGTGGAAAGGGAGGAGGACTTAGGAATTGTTcaaagtcctggatcttcacaatcctacctactgcacctttaacaaaaaactgacACTTTGGTCTTTGGTAATGTATGTGGTAtttttcattatcattattattattattattattattattattattatattataacagTCTATAtacatgacgttccacttccaggattgctctaGTTCTTCTGGAAAATCTGCCGGATGTCACACTGGTGgctttctgaggactatggttacctggacttcagatctctgcacggtaaatccagacagctagctagactatatgtccaatctgaggactatggttacctggtcctcagatctctgcagggtaaatccagacagctagctagactatatgtccaatctgaggactatggttacctggtcatACCCCAAGCAGACCCCAAGCAAGCCAAATCGGGTTGAatgtcagccatcttggagctAAGCTACAGCTTAtcagcaacaaacttttacaattaTGTGCATTAAAACTACCGCACTTGTGTCACCTTGATACAAAGGTACAGATCGGAGAATATGCAGGAAACTTTATTGCAGATGGAATACTCGAAACACTACATGAGCTTCGCCTGCTACGGAGACCAGCACCTCAGCCAGCTGTTGGTTCCTCCTGACGCCTCTAGTCGGGGAAGGGGACATCGGCGGTGATTTTTTTTACGTGGAAAAATGGCTGAACAACAGTGTACCGGACTATCTAGCTACCAGGCCGGCTAGCCTTTCGAGCAGATGCTGCCCTGCCGGGTAAGACTCGTGGAGATAGGCTGTGTcaacacagacagcagcagaaaTGGGTTTGTGACTGTTCTATAGAAAGAAATATTCATCTTTCCAACattgaaatatccctttaaagaaatgccaattaaccagagcaggtttttctcccatcccggattGCTACGTGGACTAGCCGGGCCCTCCTGAGCGatgctgtggaagaaggtctggcaatgta
This sequence is a window from Etheostoma cragini isolate CJK2018 chromosome 21, CSU_Ecrag_1.0, whole genome shotgun sequence. Protein-coding genes within it:
- the LOC117937052 gene encoding serine/arginine repetitive matrix protein 1-like; translation: MNKGPAAINSTASPARANGSYAKCGKRSEKVSESNPGSGRPQDRDRKSRHRPEHVNTHSQDPREKPVPVSTSNGAARTHQRRWSADFCKCGTSPVIIVTKNKKEPQPPQRGVSLLRPHTASSRYSDKRNSCPPIGVCSSPSHSSSSTSSSSSSCSSPPPVQTSVITGHDPRGWKLRPKSSAASPRARANRLSLQIPLPDIYHEPESSAAANAQSVNTALPDRSPTTKPPIWPKPSRRRHSDSSAFLRSLASPLPVVTLEELSAVNLRAVGLLDECDDVFGGGEEEEVKMNTRPRKIAPAVPEKTAMARQIAQLMAQSRQRRRPVTANGEIPYTRVIKPKPAHRAKERSGLNATITGRRGDASRDRERTNPRFPG